The stretch of DNA GTTCCCTTTGGATTCCTTGCCTTGGGCGAGGAGGAGGGCTTTTGCTTTTACAAACCCCACATCCAAAATTTCATCTATTTCAACGAGACTTCGTTCAATTGTTTTCCCTCTGATGGATTTGTACTTTTCGAATTTGACCTTAAGATCAACGCGAATCCCATCTTCTTTTTCCGCCTGGGCAAGCCTGTGAGCAATTTCTTCATCCAACTTTTCTTTCTCAACAATTGCACTGGCTACCCGTTTGTTCCAGATTGGATCCTTAGCAAGTCTTATGGCTTCCTTCACCAAAATGTCCAAATCGGCCTCGCCCTTAAACTCATCCTTTAAGAGGCCCATTACTTCGGTGGCAATACGGCTTTCTTCAAAATGTACACGGGCGCGGCTCACCATCCCCAGTTCAAAGGCTTCTTGCTCAAAAACTCCAAGGGCTTCTTTTGCTTTCCTTGTGAGTTGTGTCATCGCGCTTCCTTTGCTGAGCTGCTGCGCTCTTTTAAAGGCACAGGCTATGATTTCTTTCTTTTCTTCATCGCTTCGCTCATGAAGAACTCCATATACTTCATGTCTTGGCATGGCATTGTCAAGGTAGGTGCGAATATCCTCTACCTCTTCTCCGTCCTTTAGCTGCCGGATAATTTCTTCCGCCAGTTTCAGCTTTTTTTCGAGGGCTTGAGAGGCTTTGAGCTTGAGCCCTTGATTCCCGGCCTCCGCAATGGCTGTTTCTATTAAGGCCTCTAAACCGTTGGGCACTTCCAAACGACCCAGATTCTTCCCCTCAAACGCTTCTTTTAATACATTGTGCGCACTTATGATATCGTGCTTTTGATCCAAAAGGATTCGTGCGTAGGCCGTCATGCCGAGTTCTCTTGCCGTTTTGGAAACGGCTCCGGAAGCTTTGAGTGCTCTGATGGTGGCACTGTCCACCACTCCTATTAGACCATCTTCCATGGCTTCGCTCAGAGCGGCGGCATTGGCCGCCAGAACTTCTTGGAGACTGCGTCTTTCGGTGGCGGCCTCCGCGGGCACAAACCGTTCTTCCAGCAAAACGAATTTTAATTTATCTTCTCCCCCACTCTTTGTCGGGTGGGTAAACACCCTGTGCCCACTTTTTTCTTGAATAAAGTCCACCATTTTGATGATGGAATTCTTCGCTTCTTCGAGGGTGAGTTCCCGCCCTGTTGTTTTGCTTCTAATGTCCAGCACTTCCCCACGGATTTCAAGCACCGTGTCTCCATCTTCAAATGTAAATTCAAGAATTGTATTTCCACGATCTCCTTGGTCTTCCCAAATCCCTTGGCTCAATTGCATTTGAGGTAGGCCGGGAGCTTTTCTAATGGAACCCCTGGCTCCTCTTATAAACCTGCCATCGTCCTCAGGATCTCTCAAACCTTCGGGGGTCTTAGCGCCGGCCTTTCTGACCAAGTCCCTTGCCAAGCCTGTTAGCCCCGCTGCATCTACGGCGTCTAGTGCATCTCTTGCTGTACTAGGGGCCCAGTCGCTCGTGGTGGGGCTAAGTGGCGATGCCGCTCGGTCAGTTTTGGGTGTCACAGAGGATGAGGGGGTCACCCCAGGCAGCAAGGAGCTGGTGGGTTCTGGAATGCGGGGAGGAAGAGGAGGGAGGTTTCTTGGGTTAGGACTGTCCTCTGTGATAGCCCCTACCAACCCGTGCACAGATGCAGTTGTGGATGGTACTCCATCCTGGAATGAGAGTGGATCTATCGCATCTATAAGATTCATCACTTCACTAAAAGCCACACCATTAACATTCTCAACAAGTTCAATCCTAAAATTGTCTACTTCCTCACCTTGTGGTACGGGGAGAGCTCGGTTGCCTTTCCCTGTCAAATCGCGGTGCATTTCAATCATTACTTGCTTTATAATGCTAAGGAACTCTGCTGCATCGCTGACATCCTTAGGAAGGTGCGCTATGCTTCCATCTTTTTGATGGATTACTATCCTGCCATTTCTAATCTCAAAGCTTCTGCCGTCGCTAAGGCTACCCCTATAGCTTCTGATTTCTGCGGATCTTCCGTCCCACTCTCCAAGCCTTAAAATCCTTGGCTCCCCCAAAACCATCCCGGCTGGGAGGTTTTCGAATGGGTTGGATTGATCTGGGCTGAGAGGGCTTTCCAACTCAAGGACATATTTGCCTCCCTTATGAGTGGGCCCGCCAAGAAAAAACTCCTTGTGTTCTTCCAGGCCAAGGGCATAAAAAATTGCTCCTTTTATGTTGAAACATACCAGGTTGTCTTCTCTATTCTCGCTAAGGATTTTCATGCTTCCATCTTCCTGCTGAGCCTTTATTTCGCCATTTTCGATCTCAAATCTTTGCCCGGTATGGGTCTTACCTTTGAATGCACGAATTACTCTAAATTGAACCTCTTTGCCTAGGATATTTTTGTCAATCCTTGGTTCCCCCAAAACCACCCCTTCTGGAAGGTTTTCGAGTGGGTCGGAATGATCTGGACTGAGAGGAGCCATGAAGCGAAAGAGTTGAAAGTCAAATATAGTATCTTAGAATTATAGCAGATTTTTAGAGTAGCGGCAAGAGGCTTGGGGATGTTAAACTTCAAGCATGAAAATGATCTCGGCAAAAGGGTTTGACAGGGTGTGGTTGTTTTTTGGGCCGCTTTTTCTCTTGTTCCTTGGGTTGGATCAACTGAGCAAGTGGGCGGCGGAGCGGTTTTTGAGGCTTGGGGAGAGCAGTGATGTTGGCTTTGCGCTGAGCCACAATACCGGGATTGTGCTTGGATTTAATTTACCGCTGGTGGCGATTTATGTACTGACGGCGGGAATTTTGGGCTTGGGTGGGTTTTTGGTGGTTCAAAACAAGCTTTGGCAAGACCGCTGGCATCTTTTTGGACTCGCGCTGCTGCTTGCGGGAGCGATTGGGAATTTGGTGGACCGATTGCATTACGGCTTTGTCGTGGATTTCATCAAAGTGTATTGGTGGCCCACCTTCAACTTGGCCGATGTGTGGATTGTTTCGGCCGTGATTCTGTTTGCGTGGGAATTTTTATTCCGTGAAAAAGTGGTGGAGAAGCTTTAAAGTTTCTGAATGTCCTGGGCCTCTGTGGTGAGTCGGGTCATGAGGGGGATGGGGGCTTTTTGGCCGGTCAAAATTTCGAAAAGAGGGAAGACCTGGTTGAGGAACCAGCGTTCGCCGGAAACGGTGCTGCGCACGCCGGCGGCTTTGGCTTCTTCCAAAAAGAGACTGGTTTTGCCGTAAACCGCGTCCATGGCCACTTCTACGGTTTTCCAGAGGTAAAAGGGGACCATTGTGGACTGGCGATCCAGGCTGCTACTGGAAGTGGCGTTGATGATGATATCCGGTTCGTCGCGAAGGCTCTCCAAGTTTTCGATGTAATCGACACCTATTTTTTCGGCAAAGGCTTTGGCGCGCTCAGGGGTGCGGTTCCAAATGGTGACGAGCGCGCCTTCTTTTTTAAGACCGTAGGCCGCGCCTCGCGCGGCCCCTCCCGCTCCTAAAATCAAAATCCGTTTCCCTTCCACCGATGGAATGACTTCATGCAAAGCGCCCATGGCACCCAGCCAATCGGTATCGTAGCCATGCAAACGGCCCTCCCGATTCCATACAAAATTCACCGCATTGATGACTCCAATTTCTTCCGAAGCCTCGTCCACAAAAGCCACGGATGGCGTTTTGTATGGCATGGTGGCCACAATCCCGGCAAGCTCCCCGCTGCGCACTTTTTCCATCACTTGTGGGAAGGCCTCCGGCTCAATGTCGTGCGTCTCAAATTCCGCCTCAATTCCGGCTTCCTTGAGCGCTCCGTTCATCACCGGGGTGCTCAAACAGAAGGACAGCGGATGTCCAATAATCCAGAATTTTTTCATTACGATTTTTTTGTAAATGCGGCTAAACCTTCCAAGGCTTTCAGTGCTTCCACCGGTATCATCCATACCGTTGTGTTGGACTGATCCGCGGAAATGTCGTTGATGGATTCCAGCGTTCGCAAGTGAAGCGCTCCGGGAGAATCCGAAAGCATTTTAGCGGCTTTGGCAATGTTTGCCGCCGCCATTACTTCTCCCTCAGACTTGATCACCACCGCACGGCGTTCGCGTTCCGCCTCGGCTTCTTTTCCAATCGTGCGCTTCATGTCGTCCGGAATCAAAATGTCTTTGAGCTCCACATTCACCACCTCAATTCCCCACTGCTTGGTCATCTCCGCCACAATCATTTTGATCTTTTCCGAAAGGTCTTCGCGCTTGGCCAACAAATCATCCAGCACCACTTCTCCCACCAAATTGCGCATGGTGGTTTGAGCCAGTTGCAAGGTGGCGTAGTAGAAATTTTCAATGTTGATGATCGCTCTTTGCGCGTCCACCACACGGAAGAAAAGCACCGCGTTCACGCCCACGGAAATATTGTCTTTGGTCAGTGATTCCTGGCTAGGCACATCCACGGTGCGCACGCGCAGATCCACTTTGGTCATCGACTGAAAAATGGGAATCACGATGCGCCAACCCGGGCCTTTTACTTTGCTGAAACGACCCATGGTGAACTGCACTCCGCGTTCGTATTCGTTCACCTGACGGATGCTTGCAAGAAGGATCACGCCCAGGACGATGAGGATCACGGGCAGGGAAGCGATGATAAAAACGATGAGATCAGCCATACTTAGCGGGTTAAAGAATTCCAATTGCCGGACAGGATTTTTCTTTGAACGGATGGAGTGAGGTCCAGGTCTCGGAGGGTGGACAAATAATCTTTGTACAAGTCGGTCACCCACTCTTCATCTTTGCCCTCGTAACTGCTCAGCACCGCATCGGTTCCAAATACAATTCGATCCTGGAATTCCTCAAAAAATGCGCGGTACGCCTCCTTGTTTTCCAAGAGCGTCTTGAATCCTTCTTGCGCAAAGTCGATGTGTCCAAAGCTGGTGTCTATGTATAGGTTTGGGAAGTCTTCCATCAAGGCGCGGAGGCGAGGTAGATTTTTGGAGGAAAGACAGAAATGTGGACAAATCACGGTGAGTTCAGGGTTTAGGGTGAGCATATTTCTCAGTTCCGCTTCGTATTCATTGGTGCTCACCGGGAGCATGAGGGGCAGTTCCAGCTCCGTGAGGCGCGCATAGAATGTATTCAATTTATAGTCGTCCAATGGGACGGTGTGGGCGTACGAGTAGCCGTTGTAGAGTTTCACTCCACTGGCTTCATTGCAGGCTTCAAGCGTCTCCAGTCGAAGAGGGTCGTTGGGGTCTATGGTGCAGAAATAAGAAAACTGCTCCGGATTTTCCCGCACCGCCTCTGCGAGCAGGGCGTTGTTTTCTTCCACTTCGGACAAGTTCGCGACTCCGTCCGTAAAATAAAGTAAGCCTTTCGGAATTCCCTGCAAAACCGTGTGCTCAATGCCCAGTTTCGCCATGGTGTTTTTTAGGACTTCCAATTCCGCAGCTCCCTCAATCGATTCGTGGGCATTCACAACGGCCATTTTTTGCGGCTGCACCGCCACGAAAAGCAAGATGAGCAACAAAACGCTGCCCAGTAGAGGTGTCGTCCATTTTGGCGGATTCTTTAGTTTCTTCATGGGGAGAGTATGGCATAATGAGCGAGAATTTCAATGTTATGGTAAAAACAGGCCTTTGGCGAGAAAACTGGTTGGAGGCTCCGCCCTTCCCTATTCAGAAAATGAACCAAGTCCACGGCACGGATATTTTTGAGGTGACGGAGTATGGGGACGCCCCAAGCGCAGATGCTTTGATCACTCGTTCGCGCGGTTTGCGGCTTGCCGTAAAGACGGCCGATTGCATCCCTTTGTTGATTGCGGATGAGGAGGCCGGCCTTGTGGCCGCCGTGCACGCGGGCTGGCGCGGACTCACCGCAGAGATTATTCCAAAAGTTTTGGCCCGCATGGTGGCGATGGGTGGGCAGCCGGAGCGCATGAAGGTGACCGTTGGGCCTTCGCTGGGCACGGAATGTGCCGTTTTTTCCGACCCTTTTCACGAGATTCCCGAAAAGTTCCACTGGGCGATTGAAGCGGCGCGCGTTGACCTGAACGGCATCGCGTGGAAGCAACTTTTGGACGCGGGCGTGCGAGAGGACCATGTGGAGTGGCCACGAGTGTGCACCGCTTGTGATCCAAGCTGGCCTTCTTGGCGCCGTGACCAAACGGACGGAAGATTTTGGTCGTTTATTGAATTGCTGTGAGCAAGAGTAGCTTTTCCCCCGATTTTCTGGCACACTGGGGGCATGAATTCCTTGCTTCGTCTTCTTTTGAGCGCCCCCATCGACTTTGCGGTTGGGGGGCAAGCCGTGATTGAGGGCGTGATGATGCGATCTCCCCGCTTCACAGTGGTGAGCGTGCGGGACCCCGAGGGGAAAATACAAATGCAGTTGGAGAAATTTCAAAGCATCACGGAGCGGGTGAAAATCCTCAAGTTGCCCCTCGTTCGTGGGGTTGTGCACTTGGTGGAATCTATGCGACTGGGCTACCGTTCTTTAAGCTATTCCAATGCGATTTTTCTTGGGGAAACGGAAGAGAAAAAGGCGGCTCAAAGCAAGTTTATGAGCTTTGTGAGCAGTGCGGCTGCGGTGCTTTCCATTGTGGGGAGCCTGCTCATCACTCTTTTGATGCTTAAAGTGTTGCCCCTCTGGGTGGCCGGAAAGGCGGCGGAGCTTTGGCCGCTGGTGAAAGAGCATTATTTTCTTTTCAATGCGGTGGATGGACTCACAAAAATCAGCATTTTTCTGGCGTATGTCAGCAGCATTTCCTTGCTCAAAGACATTCGGCGCGTTTTCCAGTATCACGGCGCCGAGCACAAATCCATTTGGACCTACGAACACGGCTTGGAGCTCACTGCGGAAAACGCGCGCAAGCAAACTCGTTTTCACCCGCGATGCGGCACCAGCTTCATCTTCATTGTGATTTTGATGAGTATTTTGGTCTACACCGCGATTCCGCCGGCGGAACAATTTGTGAGCCAAGTGGCGCTGAGGGTTGCGGTGATCCCGCTCATCGCGGGAATCAGTTATGAACTGCTCAAGCTCAGTGCAAAATTTCAACGCTCCAAGCTTGTACGGCTCTTTGTGCTGCCGGGGCTTTTGCTCCAACGGCTCACCACTCGCGAGCCCGATGATGCACAGTTGGAAGTGGCCCTCAACTCCCTCCGAGAATCCCTCAAACATGAAAATTCAACACATTAAACGCAATAAACCACGCGTTGCTTTGCTCATCAACACTTGGTTCCCTGTTCACACGGGCCAACAAGTGTATACGGCAAAATTGGCGGAAGCCTTGGCGCGGGATTATGGATATGAAGTTGATATTTTGACACGCGCCATCAAAGGCCGCGTGCGGGAGGAGCAAAGGGAAGTGGAAAAAATCCTGGCGCTTCGCATCACCCGATTTGGATTTAAATCTCACCCCTGGAATCTTTTCATGCAGGCGGGCTATTTGATTTGGGTTTTCTTTCACTTGCTCATCAAAGGACAAAAATATTCTCTTTATCATGCGCAGGGGGCCACTGTTGCCGCCGCCATGAAGGCTGCCTCTTGGTTCACGCGTGTTCCCACCGTGGTGACGGTGCATGGCAATCATGTTTTTGAAAAATCATGGACGCTCAAAAAAATCATCCATCGCATCATGTTTTTGGAGACGAAATACACCCAAGAGGTGAGCATTGCCGAGAATTTTTTAAAGGCGGTGAA from Candidatus Gracilibacteria bacterium encodes:
- a CDS encoding signal peptidase II — translated: MKMISAKGFDRVWLFFGPLFLLFLGLDQLSKWAAERFLRLGESSDVGFALSHNTGIVLGFNLPLVAIYVLTAGILGLGGFLVVQNKLWQDRWHLFGLALLLAGAIGNLVDRLHYGFVVDFIKVYWWPTFNLADVWIVSAVILFAWEFLFREKVVEKL
- a CDS encoding Gfo/Idh/MocA family oxidoreductase — encoded protein: MKKFWIIGHPLSFCLSTPVMNGALKEAGIEAEFETHDIEPEAFPQVMEKVRSGELAGIVATMPYKTPSVAFVDEASEEIGVINAVNFVWNREGRLHGYDTDWLGAMGALHEVIPSVEGKRILILGAGGAARGAAYGLKKEGALVTIWNRTPERAKAFAEKIGVDYIENLESLRDEPDIIINATSSSSLDRQSTMVPFYLWKTVEVAMDAVYGKTSLFLEEAKAAGVRSTVSGERWFLNQVFPLFEILTGQKAPIPLMTRLTTEAQDIQKL
- a CDS encoding SPFH domain-containing protein: MADLIVFIIASLPVILIVLGVILLASIRQVNEYERGVQFTMGRFSKVKGPGWRIVIPIFQSMTKVDLRVRTVDVPSQESLTKDNISVGVNAVLFFRVVDAQRAIINIENFYYATLQLAQTTMRNLVGEVVLDDLLAKREDLSEKIKMIVAEMTKQWGIEVVNVELKDILIPDDMKRTIGKEAEAERERRAVVIKSEGEVMAAANIAKAAKMLSDSPGALHLRTLESINDISADQSNTTVWMIPVEALKALEGLAAFTKKS
- a CDS encoding amidohydrolase family protein, coding for MKKLKNPPKWTTPLLGSVLLLILLFVAVQPQKMAVVNAHESIEGAAELEVLKNTMAKLGIEHTVLQGIPKGLLYFTDGVANLSEVEENNALLAEAVRENPEQFSYFCTIDPNDPLRLETLEACNEASGVKLYNGYSYAHTVPLDDYKLNTFYARLTELELPLMLPVSTNEYEAELRNMLTLNPELTVICPHFCLSSKNLPRLRALMEDFPNLYIDTSFGHIDFAQEGFKTLLENKEAYRAFFEEFQDRIVFGTDAVLSSYEGKDEEWVTDLYKDYLSTLRDLDLTPSVQRKILSGNWNSLTR
- a CDS encoding DUF1385 domain-containing protein, with translation MSENFNVMVKTGLWRENWLEAPPFPIQKMNQVHGTDIFEVTEYGDAPSADALITRSRGLRLAVKTADCIPLLIADEEAGLVAAVHAGWRGLTAEIIPKVLARMVAMGGQPERMKVTVGPSLGTECAVFSDPFHEIPEKFHWAIEAARVDLNGIAWKQLLDAGVREDHVEWPRVCTACDPSWPSWRRDQTDGRFWSFIELLGARVAFPPIFWHTGGMNSLLRLLLSAPIDFAVGGQAVIEGVMMRSPRFTVVSVRDPEGKIQMQLEKFQSITERVKILKLPLVRGVVHLVESMRLGYRSLSYSNAIFLGETEEKKAAQSKFMSFVSSAAAVLSIVGSLLITLLMLKVLPLWVAGKAAELWPLVKEHYFLFNAVDGLTKISIFLAYVSSISLLKDIRRVFQYHGAEHKSIWTYEHGLELTAENARKQTRFHPRCGTSFIFIVILMSILVYTAIPPAEQFVSQVALRVAVIPLIAGISYELLKLSAKFQRSKLVRLFVLPGLLLQRLTTREPDDAQLEVALNSLRESLKHENSTH